Genomic DNA from Sphingobium sp. V4:
CGTCACCGCGACCGTTTCGATCCGTCCCGTGCCCGACTCCCAGTCGCCGCTCGCCGCCATGGCTCCCAGTCGCCGGATGTCGGCTCCGAAAAAGGGGACATGGTCCTTGACCAGCTTGAAGCCATTCTGGTCGGCGGGATTATGACTGCCGGTTATCTCTATGCCGCCATCGACATCGCCGGTCGCCTCGGCATGATATAGCATCGGCGTGGGTCCAAGGCCGATGCGGACGACGTCGATTCCGCTTTCAGTCAGCCCTTCGACCAGCGCGGATTCCAGCATCGGCGAACTCAGCCGCCCGTCATAGCCCACAGCAACGCGGTTGCCGCCGGCGCGGGCGATGACCGTGCCGAAACTGCGGCCCAGCGCCCGGGCGTCGGCGGCATGGAGCGTCTCGCCCACCGTACCGCGCAGATCATAATCGCGCAGCAGCGTCGGGTCGAAACGATGCGTCATGGGGTCTTCTGTTCTTCGAGCAACAGGTCACGCGCGGCGTTGATCTGGGCAGCCAGCGCCTCGGTGCCGCCCTTGTCGGGATGGACCGACGCGATCAGGCGGCGATGGGCGGCGCGGATCGTCCTGGCGTCCGCATCGGGCGCGACACCGAGCAGCGCGCGCGCCCTGGCGACATCCTCCGCGCTGTGCGGCGGGGGCGGTGCAATGGGACGCTTGCGCGCGCCTGTTCTGGCTTTCCCCTGCTTGACGAAGAAAAGCGCCGCGCCGATCAGCAGCGGAGCCCCGATCACCGGCTTGCCCTTGGCCGCGAAGACCGCCCCCACCAGCGCCGCTCCGAGCGCCATGCCATCCTTTGCCGTCATGCGTTGCAGCCTTCCCGTCCAGATCAGCCAGACGGCAAGCCCGGCGAGCAGCAGTGCGAACACGCCCATCAGGCGGCGCCGAGCAGGTCCACCGAGTCGACGCCCTCACGCGTGGGCAGGGCCAGCCCCGACACCATCTCGCGCAGTTCCTGCCGCGCCGCGATATGGCTGACGCCCAGTTCGCCCAGATGGCCCTTGTCGAGCAGGGTCAGGCCCGAAGGGAAGAGTTCGCGAAAGATGACGCGTTCCGACAGGCCGGGAATGACGCGGAAGCCGACGCGGCGGGACAATTCCATCAATGCATCGCCAACGCGCTTCTTGTTGCGGGCGTCATGATGCTGGACGCGGTTGCGCAGCACCACCCAGTCGATCGACACGCCATCGACCTTCGCCCGCGCCTTGCGTGTTTCGAAGATGAGTTCGGAATAGAAGGACAGGCGGCGCACGCGGAACGTTTCCGGGTCGACCTGGCCGATCAGGTCGAAATCGACGAAGCTGTCGTTCATCGGCGTGACCAGCGTGTTGGCATGGGGCGCCAGATGCCGGGCGAAGACATCGTCGCGGCCGGGCGTGTCGACGACCAGGAAATCTTTGCCCTGCGCCAGTTCGATCACCTGATCGTCCAGCGCGGCGATACTGTCGCCGGTGAATACCGAAAAAGCAGGAGTCGGCAGGTCGATTTCGCGCCGACGCGCGGTTTCACGGCGATTTTCCATGTAGCGGGTGACGGTGCGCTGGCGCGGATCGAGGTCGATCATGCCGACGTTATGACCGAGCGCCGACAATGCGATGGCGGTATGAACCGCGGTGGTCGACTTGCCCGTCCCACCCTTTTCGTTGGCGAAAACGATGAGATGCGGCTGCGGATTCGCCATTGCCCCTGATAACCCCGTTGATTGTCGCAATGTTTGTTGACGGTCGCGCCGGCACGAGCCTAGCAG
This window encodes:
- a CDS encoding J domain-containing protein, producing MGVFALLLAGLAVWLIWTGRLQRMTAKDGMALGAALVGAVFAAKGKPVIGAPLLIGAALFFVKQGKARTGARKRPIAPPPPHSAEDVARARALLGVAPDADARTIRAAHRRLIASVHPDKGGTEALAAQINAARDLLLEEQKTP
- a CDS encoding division plane positioning ATPase MipZ codes for the protein MANPQPHLIVFANEKGGTGKSTTAVHTAIALSALGHNVGMIDLDPRQRTVTRYMENRRETARRREIDLPTPAFSVFTGDSIAALDDQVIELAQGKDFLVVDTPGRDDVFARHLAPHANTLVTPMNDSFVDFDLIGQVDPETFRVRRLSFYSELIFETRKARAKVDGVSIDWVVLRNRVQHHDARNKKRVGDALMELSRRVGFRVIPGLSERVIFRELFPSGLTLLDKGHLGELGVSHIAARQELREMVSGLALPTREGVDSVDLLGAA